The following proteins come from a genomic window of Chlamydiales bacterium:
- a CDS encoding Npt1/Npt2 family nucleotide transporter — MSQDREGFSKLRAYLWPIHSFELSKFLPLLVMAFFISFNYHILRNMKDTLLITAKSSGAEVIPFIKVWGIVPGALLMTFIYSRLNNRLKHERVFYGMILIFLVFFASFTFIIYPMRDYLHPHQTADFLHDHVPAGFKGLIAMFRYWTFSSFYIMSELWSSAILSMLFWGLANEVTRLGEAKRFYSLIAIGLNLAAITSGQVSVFLTGDFLRSRIMLTENPWHQSMIFLTLVVIFSGIIIMCIYRYLTKQIFLDHHSSGSIESPTPKMKMSMRENFALLGRSNYLLYIAIVVLSYNIVINLVEVIWKDQVRTLYPQPNDFNAYMSQITTITGVISVLTSILISGQLIRRFGWTPTALITPIILLITSFFFFLFFFGRHQLTGALALFGTSPLMIVVLFGSMQNCLCRASKYTLFDATKEMAFIPLSAFDRIKGKAAIDGVGSRLGKSGGSLIHQGLLVIFATISASAHIVAAILFLVIIFWIVAVLSLGRQFNALPSNKATPSPQPIKTEHQQKAELISN, encoded by the coding sequence ATGTCACAAGATAGAGAGGGTTTTTCTAAACTGCGTGCTTATTTATGGCCAATTCACAGTTTTGAATTATCTAAATTTCTTCCCCTCCTCGTGATGGCCTTCTTCATTAGCTTCAATTACCACATTTTGCGGAATATGAAGGATACGCTTTTAATCACTGCTAAATCTTCCGGAGCTGAAGTCATTCCCTTTATAAAAGTCTGGGGCATTGTTCCAGGGGCTCTTTTGATGACCTTTATTTATAGCCGTTTAAATAATCGTTTAAAACATGAGCGAGTCTTTTATGGAATGATCTTAATTTTCCTCGTTTTTTTTGCTTCTTTTACCTTTATTATCTATCCCATGCGGGATTATCTCCACCCTCATCAAACTGCGGATTTTTTACATGACCATGTGCCAGCTGGTTTTAAGGGACTGATTGCCATGTTTCGCTATTGGACATTCAGTAGCTTCTATATTATGTCAGAATTATGGAGCTCTGCTATTCTCTCAATGCTCTTTTGGGGTTTAGCGAATGAGGTGACTCGTCTTGGTGAGGCAAAACGTTTTTATAGTCTCATTGCAATCGGATTGAATCTTGCAGCAATTACTTCTGGCCAAGTTTCGGTATTTTTAACAGGAGATTTCTTACGCTCACGGATTATGCTTACTGAAAATCCATGGCACCAATCTATGATTTTTTTAACGCTTGTTGTGATCTTCTCTGGAATCATAATTATGTGCATCTACCGTTATCTGACCAAACAAATTTTTCTAGATCACCATTCCAGTGGCTCGATTGAATCTCCCACCCCAAAAATGAAAATGTCTATGCGAGAGAATTTTGCTCTTTTGGGACGTTCGAATTACCTACTCTACATTGCTATTGTCGTTTTATCTTATAATATTGTGATCAATTTAGTTGAGGTCATTTGGAAAGACCAAGTCCGCACCCTCTATCCCCAACCAAATGATTTCAATGCCTATATGAGCCAAATTACAACAATTACAGGTGTGATTTCTGTCTTAACTTCAATCTTAATTTCAGGACAGTTGATTCGTCGATTTGGATGGACTCCTACTGCTTTAATCACTCCGATTATTTTGTTAATCACTAGCTTTTTTTTCTTTCTCTTTTTTTTCGGACGTCATCAACTTACCGGAGCCCTGGCTCTTTTTGGAACTTCTCCTCTAATGATTGTAGTTTTATTTGGTTCGATGCAAAATTGCTTGTGTCGTGCATCTAAATACACTCTTTTTGATGCAACTAAAGAAATGGCTTTTATTCCTCTAAGTGCTTTCGACAGAATTAAAGGGAAAGCAGCAATTGATGGTGTAGGCTCCCGACTCGGAAAATCAGGAGGCTCTTTGATTCATCAGGGACTTCTTGTGATTTTTGCAACGATTTCAGCAAGTGCTCATATTGTTGCAGCCATCCTTTTTCTCGTTATTATCTTTTGGATTGTAGCAGTTTTATCTTTAGGCAGACAATTTAATGCTCTGCCTTCCAATAAAGCTACGCCCTCTCCTCAACCAATAAAAACTGAACATCAACAAAAAGCAGAACTCATTTCCAACTAA
- a CDS encoding phosphoglycerate kinase yields MIQLNHKEPEKLSIQDLCLQGKKIIMRVDFNVPIDADGSITDTTRIQAALPSIFYLLKQSKALILMSHLGRPDHPFNHKFSLLPVAKALETFIRRPVKMAPDCIGQEVKEMAINLKQGDVLLLENLRFHPAELQPSIDPDFAKELASLADVYVNDAFATAHRKHSSTYTITQFFSKTAAAGFLLEKEVSVLSEILNTPKRPFYALIGGAKISTKIGLIKNLLKKTDLLFLSGGMAYTFFKVLGYEVGQSMFDPKFFKLAKDILEDFHDKIILPKDARIAKNSHPDTPIKVVDLAKEGIPKGYSGLDIGPKTIHHFATLFQHANTILWNGPVGVCELPAYSQGTYELAYHLTQLDAVTIVGGGDLVAAINQAGLKDKMTYISTGGGATLDYLEHGTLPCIQALSNKSPKISISPNKENRKDKEHL; encoded by the coding sequence ATGATTCAACTTAACCACAAAGAACCAGAAAAGTTATCTATTCAAGATCTCTGTCTACAAGGGAAAAAAATCATCATGCGAGTCGATTTTAATGTTCCAATTGATGCTGATGGAAGTATCACTGATACAACACGTATTCAAGCAGCTCTTCCTTCAATTTTCTATCTCCTTAAGCAAAGCAAAGCTTTGATTCTAATGAGCCATTTAGGTCGACCAGATCATCCGTTTAATCACAAATTTTCTCTTTTACCTGTTGCTAAAGCTCTAGAGACTTTCATTAGAAGGCCTGTCAAAATGGCACCAGACTGTATAGGACAAGAAGTGAAAGAAATGGCAATCAATCTAAAACAAGGAGACGTGCTTCTTCTAGAGAATCTTCGTTTCCATCCAGCTGAGTTACAACCAAGTATAGATCCTGATTTTGCCAAAGAGCTAGCTAGTTTAGCTGATGTTTATGTGAATGATGCTTTCGCTACTGCTCATCGTAAACATAGCTCTACTTATACAATTACTCAATTTTTTTCAAAAACAGCAGCTGCGGGTTTTTTGTTAGAAAAAGAGGTCTCTGTTCTCAGTGAGATACTAAATACTCCTAAACGTCCTTTTTATGCTCTGATCGGAGGAGCCAAAATTTCGACAAAAATCGGATTAATCAAAAATCTATTAAAAAAAACCGATCTTTTGTTTCTTAGTGGAGGTATGGCCTATACTTTTTTTAAAGTCTTAGGATATGAGGTGGGTCAATCTATGTTTGATCCAAAATTTTTTAAACTTGCAAAAGATATTTTAGAAGATTTTCATGATAAAATCATTCTTCCAAAAGATGCACGTATTGCAAAAAATTCTCATCCAGACACCCCTATAAAAGTCGTGGATTTAGCTAAAGAAGGCATTCCGAAAGGATATAGTGGATTGGATATTGGGCCAAAAACTATTCACCATTTTGCAACTCTCTTTCAGCATGCTAACACCATCCTATGGAATGGACCAGTTGGGGTCTGTGAATTACCAGCTTATAGCCAAGGAACATATGAATTGGCCTATCACCTTACACAATTAGATGCAGTGACTATCGTAGGAGGAGGTGATTTGGTGGCTGCAATCAATCAAGCCGGATTAAAGGATAAGATGACTTATATATCCACAGGGGGAGGGGCCACTCTTGACTATCTTGAGCATGGAACGCTTCCTTGTATTCAAGCTTTATCAAACAAATCACCAAAGATCTCCATATCCCCAAATAAAGAGAATAGAAAAGACAAAGAGCATCTTTAA